From one Enterobacteriaceae endosymbiont of Donacia provostii genomic stretch:
- the rne gene encoding ribonuclease E, producing MKRMLINATQHEELRVALVDGQRLYDLDIENSNHKQKKSNIYKGKITRIEPSLEAVFVDYGVDKHGFLPIKEITEEYLPNNYYENFYNKINFKDYLIGKEIIVQINKEERGKKGASLTTFISLAGSYLVLMPNSSNSNGISRKIEGEERRNLKKILSLLLLPDNMSLIIRTAGLGQNIETLKSDLQFRLKHWEIIKKIAKKKSAPFLIHQEGNIIIRALRDYLYHDISEILIDNLKILKLAKKHINILGRSDLYNKIRLYKGSIPLFSHYQIESQIETAFQREVRLFSGGSIVIDTTEALTSVDVNSSKATKGIDIEETALNINLEAADEIIRQLRLRDVGGLIVIDFIDMSILKNKKAVEKKLLENIRHDRAKIQISNISKFGLLEMSRQRLRSSLKESSYYLCPRCLGHGTLRDNKSLSLSILRLIEEESFKKNTKEVYAIVPVKIASYLLNEKREAVNAIENRQIRTFIIPNSKLDTPNYSILRVKHGEDKKNIFYIKNILQKLNSSKNNINILKNKFLQNIIHENKKIQKLSTYNEFLFNKEDFSIFNRCNLVFLFFKKKNIFLNFLQKEIFYFKKIIQICIQKIFIINKFFLNNYKKIFICNKKKKFKKNTNYPLQSIYLNIQKKKIPFYTKKIFSIFDIKSKNKKFKLYKIYNNIIIKNKKENNNSSNCIKSKKFLKTKNNYSNLLYNKQYIQNNFNKFINISNNKKNNISNISIENKIGFNKFKNSVKINKILLNKVKFKTKKNLISKTYITISDVINNHNRNIKNNNFINKKKIYKDCILTNNKKIQNNFTNNYNNKFINSSFHLNNKKGAGAHAAKKYATSPVKRL from the coding sequence ATGAAAAGAATGTTAATAAATGCTACTCAACACGAAGAATTACGTGTTGCTCTAGTAGATGGACAAAGATTATATGATTTAGATATAGAAAATTCTAATCATAAGCAAAAAAAATCTAATATATATAAAGGAAAAATTACACGTATTGAACCAAGTTTAGAAGCTGTTTTTGTTGATTATGGAGTAGATAAACATGGTTTTCTACCCATTAAGGAAATTACGGAAGAATATTTACCAAATAATTATTATGAAAATTTTTATAATAAAATAAATTTTAAAGATTACTTAATTGGTAAAGAAATTATTGTACAGATTAATAAAGAAGAGAGGGGTAAAAAGGGTGCATCTTTAACAACATTTATTAGTTTAGCTGGTAGTTATTTAGTTTTAATGCCTAATAGTTCTAATTCTAATGGAATATCTAGAAAAATAGAAGGAGAAGAAAGAAGAAATTTAAAAAAAATTTTATCATTATTATTACTACCAGATAATATGAGTTTAATTATACGTACAGCTGGTTTAGGACAAAATATAGAAACACTTAAGTCAGATTTACAATTTAGATTAAAACATTGGGAAATAATTAAAAAAATTGCTAAAAAAAAATCAGCTCCTTTTTTAATACATCAAGAAGGTAATATTATTATTAGAGCATTACGTGATTATTTATATCATGATATAAGTGAAATATTAATAGATAATTTAAAAATTTTAAAGTTAGCAAAAAAACATATTAATATTTTAGGTAGATCAGATTTATATAATAAAATTAGATTATACAAAGGTAGTATCCCATTGTTTAGTCATTATCAAATAGAATCTCAAATTGAAACTGCTTTTCAAAGAGAAGTACGTTTATTTTCAGGTGGTTCAATTGTTATTGATACAACAGAAGCATTAACATCAGTAGATGTTAATTCATCAAAAGCTACAAAAGGAATTGATATAGAAGAAACAGCATTAAATATTAATTTAGAAGCTGCAGATGAAATTATTAGACAATTAAGATTACGTGATGTAGGAGGATTAATAGTAATAGATTTTATCGATATGTCTATTTTAAAAAATAAAAAAGCTGTTGAAAAAAAATTACTAGAAAATATTCGTCATGATAGAGCTAAAATTCAAATTAGTAATATTTCAAAATTTGGATTATTAGAAATGTCTCGTCAAAGATTAAGATCTTCTTTAAAAGAATCTAGTTATTATTTATGTCCTCGATGTCTAGGACATGGTACATTAAGAGATAATAAATCTTTATCATTATCTATTTTAAGATTAATAGAAGAAGAATCTTTTAAAAAAAATACTAAAGAAGTATATGCTATAGTTCCTGTAAAAATAGCTTCATATTTATTAAATGAAAAAAGAGAAGCAGTAAATGCTATTGAAAATAGACAAATTAGAACATTTATTATACCAAATTCTAAATTAGATACACCTAATTATTCAATTTTACGTGTTAAACATGGTGAAGATAAAAAAAATATATTTTATATTAAAAATATATTACAAAAATTAAATTCAAGTAAAAATAATATTAATATTTTAAAAAATAAGTTTTTACAAAATATTATTCATGAAAATAAAAAAATACAAAAATTAAGTACATATAATGAATTTCTTTTTAATAAAGAAGATTTTTCTATTTTTAATAGATGTAATTTAGTTTTTTTATTTTTTAAAAAAAAAAATATATTTTTAAATTTTCTCCAAAAAGAAATTTTTTATTTTAAAAAGATTATACAAATTTGTATACAAAAAATTTTTATTATAAATAAATTTTTTTTAAATAATTATAAAAAAATTTTTATTTGTAATAAAAAAAAAAAATTCAAAAAAAATACAAATTATCCTTTACAATCCATTTATTTAAATATACAAAAAAAAAAAATACCTTTTTATACAAAAAAAATTTTTTCAATTTTTGATATTAAATCAAAAAATAAAAAATTTAAGTTATATAAAATATATAATAATATAATTATTAAAAATAAAAAAGAAAATAATAATTCATCTAATTGTATAAAATCAAAAAAATTTTTAAAAACTAAAAATAATTATAGTAATTTACTATATAATAAACAATATATACAAAATAATTTTAATAAATTTATTAATATTTCTAATAATAAAAAAAATAATATATCTAATATTTCTATAGAAAATAAAATAGGTTTTAATAAATTTAAAAATTCAGTTAAAATAAATAAAATTCTATTAAATAAAGTTAAATTTAAAACTAAAAAAAATTTAATATCTAAAACTTATATAACTATTTCCGATGTTATAAATAATCATAATAGAAATATAAAAAATAATAATTTTATAAATAAAAAAAAAATATATAAAGACTGTATATTAACAAATAATAAAAAAATACAAAATAATTTTACAAATAATTATAATAATAAATTTATTAATTCATCATTTCATTTAAATAATAAAAAAGGTGCTGGAGCTCATGCAGCTAAAAAATATGCTACATCTCCAGTAAAAAGATTATAA
- a CDS encoding RluA family pseudouridine synthase → MKNQKIIVSSIIDQQRIDNFLIKKFKTVPKSLIYRLLRIGKIKINNKKVFPNFKIKYKDIIILPYIYKKNIKKIKNKLNIKKTEFLKKIILFEDKYILAINKPSGIAVHGGSGINNGIIENYRFLFKKNFFLELIHRIDKETSGVLLMAKKRSVLKILQKQLREKKMKKEYIALVKGNCLNKKYIYIKNFLLKNFLNKKIKVKIDKKGKLSETKFKVIKNYKNFMLTKIKPITGRTHQIRVHMSYLNYPIINDERYGNNNINLKFKKKFHINRLFLHAKKIKFIHPISNKKIIICAPLDQKLNNCLLKLK, encoded by the coding sequence ATGAAAAACCAAAAAATTATTGTATCTTCTATTATTGATCAACAAAGAATAGATAATTTTTTAATTAAAAAATTTAAAACAGTTCCTAAAAGTTTAATATATAGATTATTAAGAATTGGAAAAATAAAAATTAATAATAAAAAAGTTTTTCCAAATTTTAAAATTAAATATAAGGATATAATTATATTACCTTATATATATAAAAAAAATATAAAAAAAATTAAAAATAAATTAAATATAAAAAAAACAGAATTTTTAAAAAAAATTATTCTTTTTGAAGATAAATATATTTTAGCTATCAATAAACCTTCTGGAATAGCAGTTCATGGAGGTAGTGGTATTAATAATGGTATTATAGAAAATTATAGATTTTTATTTAAAAAAAATTTTTTTTTAGAACTTATTCATAGAATTGATAAAGAAACATCTGGTGTTTTACTTATGGCTAAAAAAAGATCAGTATTAAAAATATTACAAAAACAATTAAGAGAAAAAAAAATGAAAAAAGAATATATTGCATTAGTAAAAGGTAATTGTTTAAATAAAAAATATATTTATATTAAAAATTTTTTATTAAAAAATTTTTTAAATAAAAAAATAAAAGTTAAAATAGATAAAAAAGGAAAATTATCAGAAACTAAATTTAAAGTTATAAAAAACTATAAAAATTTTATGTTAACTAAAATAAAACCAATTACAGGTAGAACACATCAGATTAGAGTACATATGTCGTATTTAAATTATCCTATAATCAATGATGAAAGATATGGTAATAATAATATTAATTTAAAATTTAAAAAAAAATTTCATATAAATAGATTATTTTTACATGCTAAAAAAATAAAATTTATACATCCTATAAGTAATAAAAAAATTATAATTTGTGCTCCATTAGATCAAAAATTAAACAATTGTTTACTTAAATTAAAATAA
- the rpmF gene encoding 50S ribosomal protein L32 translates to MAVQKHKKSRSKRGMRRSQDKLLKNKFLLINKKTGKKYLYHHLTDDGFYRGKKIINNN, encoded by the coding sequence ATGGCTGTTCAAAAACATAAAAAATCAAGATCTAAAAGAGGAATGAGACGTTCTCAAGATAAATTATTGAAAAATAAATTTTTATTAATTAATAAAAAAACTGGAAAAAAATATTTATATCATCATTTAACTGATGATGGATTTTATAGAGGTAAAAAAATTATAAATAACAATTAA
- a CDS encoding ACP S-malonyltransferase, producing the protein MKKFVAVFPGQGIQFIGMLSDLYKKFKIIQETFSSASEILGYDLWYLINKGPLEKLNKTYYTQPAILVASISIYNLWLYKSNLLPNMVTGYSLGEYTAMVCSGIISFSDAIKLVEFRGKLMYEISYNLNDFHHDGYYMQTVIGLKKKLLKKFVMK; encoded by the coding sequence ATGAAAAAATTTGTTGCTGTATTTCCTGGACAAGGAATTCAATTTATTGGTATGTTATCTGATTTATATAAAAAATTTAAAATTATACAAGAAACGTTTTCTTCAGCTTCAGAAATATTAGGATATGATTTATGGTATCTTATAAATAAAGGTCCATTAGAAAAATTAAATAAAACTTATTATACACAACCTGCTATTTTAGTAGCATCTATATCAATATATAATTTATGGTTATATAAAAGTAATCTTTTACCTAATATGGTAACAGGATATAGTTTAGGAGAATATACTGCTATGGTATGTAGTGGTATTATTAGTTTTTCTGATGCTATTAAACTAGTAGAATTTAGAGGAAAATTAATGTATGAAATATCATATAATTTAAATGATTTTCATCACGACGGGTATTATATGCAAACAGTTATCGGATTAAAAAAAAAATTATTAAAAAAATTTGTAATGAAATAA
- a CDS encoding 3-oxoacyl-ACP reductase family protein, giving the protein MLFHNLLLKNKIALVTGASTGIGFSIANTLAINGAYVIGTSTNITGIKKINNSLKERGKGLILDLKDQSPYIINNFIKHIIKEFKSIDILINNAGILYDTLVIKMKDDQWNNVLQINLTSVFRICKEVIHYMIKKLFGRIITIGSVIGSTGNIGQANYAASKAGIIGFSRSLAREVASKGITVNIISPGYIKTNMTLNLKEKNYINIISKIPSKRFGKPQEIADAVTFLASEKASYITGEILNINGGLYMG; this is encoded by the coding sequence ATGTTATTTCACAACTTATTATTAAAAAATAAAATAGCTTTAGTTACTGGAGCTAGTACAGGAATAGGATTTAGTATTGCTAATACATTAGCTATTAATGGAGCCTATGTAATAGGAACATCTACAAATATTACAGGAATTAAAAAAATTAATAATTCTTTAAAAGAAAGAGGAAAGGGTTTAATTCTTGATTTAAAAGATCAATCACCTTATATTATAAATAATTTCATTAAACATATTATTAAAGAATTTAAAAGTATAGATATACTTATTAATAATGCTGGAATTTTATATGATACATTAGTTATAAAAATGAAAGATGATCAATGGAATAATGTTTTACAAATTAATTTAACTTCTGTTTTTAGAATTTGTAAGGAAGTTATTCATTATATGATAAAAAAATTATTTGGTAGAATAATTACAATCGGTTCTGTTATAGGATCTACAGGTAATATAGGTCAAGCAAATTATGCAGCATCTAAGGCAGGTATTATAGGATTTAGTAGATCTTTAGCTAGAGAGGTAGCTTCCAAGGGCATCACTGTTAATATAATATCTCCTGGATATATTAAAACAAATATGACATTAAATTTAAAAGAAAAAAACTATATTAATATAATATCAAAAATTCCATCTAAACGTTTTGGCAAACCTCAAGAAATAGCTGATGCTGTAACTTTTTTAGCTTCTGAAAAAGCATCTTATATAACAGGAGAAATACTTAATATTAATGGTGGTTTATATATGGGATAA
- the acpP gene encoding acyl carrier protein, with the protein MSNSITKRVKKIIINKLGIKEENINIFSSLKEDLGADSLDTIEIIMALEEEFNIEILDEDAEKITNIKKAVDYINNYKK; encoded by the coding sequence ATGAGTAATTCTATTACTAAACGTGTTAAAAAAATTATTATTAATAAATTAGGAATTAAGGAAGAAAATATTAATATATTTTCTTCCTTAAAAGAAGATTTAGGTGCAGATTCTCTTGATACTATTGAAATTATTATGGCTTTAGAAGAAGAATTTAATATTGAAATATTAGATGAAGATGCAGAAAAAATTACTAATATTAAAAAAGCTGTTGATTATATTAATAATTATAAAAAATAA